One part of the uncultured Celeribacter sp. genome encodes these proteins:
- a CDS encoding DUF6473 family protein: MNLETPPEENIDYAPCAYGASKLSFRGPAKVLSSPYVICLGGTETYGRFVDVPFPELVEKTSGIQTVNLGCVNAGLDVFLNDDEVLRMCMGAELVILQVPGAQNMSNRFYSVHPRRNDRFVGASALLRAIYREVDFTQFHFTRHLLSALQATCPQRFDLVRQELRDAWSARMRSLAHRFDGRLMLLWLSTHRPDEETICDSLEADPLFVNRDMLEAMKPYICDCLEIIATPADVAAGFDLLRFSGADAPAAREVFGPVVHAQTAQALCDRLPTVFS; encoded by the coding sequence ATGAATTTGGAAACGCCACCGGAAGAGAATATCGATTACGCGCCCTGCGCCTATGGCGCGTCCAAACTGTCGTTTCGGGGCCCCGCAAAAGTGCTGAGCAGTCCCTATGTCATTTGTCTTGGTGGGACGGAAACCTACGGGCGTTTTGTCGATGTGCCCTTTCCGGAATTGGTCGAGAAGACATCGGGCATACAGACGGTGAATCTGGGTTGCGTCAACGCCGGGCTGGATGTGTTCCTGAACGACGATGAGGTGCTCAGAATGTGCATGGGCGCCGAACTGGTGATCCTGCAGGTGCCCGGGGCGCAGAACATGTCGAACCGCTTCTATTCGGTGCACCCGCGACGCAATGACCGCTTCGTCGGGGCCTCGGCGCTATTGCGCGCCATCTACCGCGAGGTGGACTTCACCCAGTTCCATTTCACCCGGCATCTGCTGTCGGCATTGCAGGCGACCTGCCCGCAGAGGTTCGATCTGGTGCGTCAGGAATTGCGCGATGCCTGGAGCGCGCGGATGCGGAGTCTGGCCCATCGGTTCGACGGGCGGCTGATGCTGCTATGGCTGTCGACGCACCGTCCCGATGAGGAGACCATCTGCGATTCTCTGGAAGCCGATCCGCTGTTCGTCAACCGGGATATGCTGGAGGCGATGAAACCCTATATCTGTGACTGCCTGGAAATCATCGCGACACCGGCGGATGTTGCTGCAGGCTTCGACTTGCTGCGCTTTTCCGGCGCAGACGCACCTGCCGCCCGCGAAGTCTTCGGGCCGGTTGTGCATGCACAGACGGCGCAGGCCCTGTGCGACAGGCTGCCGACCGTTTTTTCCTGA
- a CDS encoding FAD-binding protein, with protein MAVLCLAEVAGGAVALDATAKAVSASAKLGDVTVLVCGAPGDEAAKLDGVAKVLVADDAAYAHGLAENLAALIVSLAGDYSHITAPATTTGKNVLPRVAALLDVMVISDVIEVVDAETFKRPVYAGNAVQTVKSSDATKVISFRTSTFEAAGAGGSASVEAAAGAGDTGLSAFIEDKVVESDRPELTSAKIVVSGGRGVGSEENFAIIEALADKLGAAVGASRAAVDSGFAPNDMQVGQTGKVVAPELYIAAGISGAIQHLAGMKDSKVIVAINKDEEAPIFQVADFGLVADLFDAVPELTEKL; from the coding sequence ATGGCTGTTTTGTGTCTTGCAGAAGTGGCCGGCGGCGCAGTTGCGCTCGACGCCACCGCGAAAGCCGTATCCGCCTCCGCCAAGCTGGGCGACGTGACGGTTCTGGTCTGTGGCGCGCCCGGTGACGAGGCCGCCAAGCTCGACGGCGTGGCCAAGGTGCTGGTCGCCGATGACGCCGCCTATGCCCATGGGCTGGCCGAAAACCTCGCCGCGCTGATCGTGTCCCTGGCCGGCGACTACAGCCACATCACCGCACCGGCGACCACCACCGGCAAGAACGTTCTGCCGCGCGTCGCCGCACTGCTGGACGTGATGGTGATCTCGGATGTGATCGAGGTTGTGGACGCCGAGACCTTCAAACGCCCGGTCTATGCCGGCAATGCGGTGCAGACGGTCAAATCCTCGGATGCGACCAAGGTCATCTCCTTCCGCACCTCGACCTTCGAGGCGGCGGGCGCGGGCGGTTCGGCCTCTGTCGAAGCGGCGGCCGGCGCGGGCGACACCGGCCTGTCGGCCTTTATCGAAGACAAGGTGGTCGAAAGCGACCGTCCGGAACTGACCTCGGCCAAGATCGTCGTCTCCGGCGGGCGTGGCGTGGGTTCGGAAGAGAACTTCGCGATCATCGAAGCGCTCGCCGACAAGCTCGGCGCGGCCGTGGGCGCCTCGCGCGCGGCCGTTGACAGCGGCTTTGCCCCCAACGACATGCAGGTCGGCCAGACCGGCAAGGTCGTCGCCCCCGAGCTGTACATCGCCGCCGGCATCTCCGGCGCGATCCAGCACCTCGCGGGTATGAAGGACTCCAAGGTCATCGTCGCCATCAACAAGGACGAAGAGGCCCCGATCTTCCAGGTCGCAGACTTCGGCCTCGTTGCTGACCTCTTCGACGCCGTCCCGGAACTCACGGAAAAACTCTGA
- a CDS encoding electron transfer flavoprotein subunit beta/FixA family protein codes for MKVLVPVKRVIDYNVKVKVKTDGTGVDLANVKMSMNPFDEIAVEEAIRLKEAGVATEVVIVSIGEKKATDTIRNALAMGADRGILVTEDQGVDIEPLAVAKILAKVVEEEAPEVVILGKQAIDNDMNATGQMLAALLGWGQATFASEVKIDDGKAVVTREVDGGLQTIAVPLPAIVTTDLRLNEPRYASLPNIMKAKKKPLDEKTAADYGVDTSPRLSVVATEEPKGRDAGIKVGSVDELIAKLKEGGLV; via the coding sequence ATGAAGGTGCTTGTACCTGTCAAACGCGTGATCGACTACAACGTGAAGGTCAAAGTTAAGACCGATGGCACGGGTGTCGATCTTGCAAACGTGAAGATGTCGATGAACCCGTTCGACGAGATCGCGGTTGAAGAAGCCATTCGACTGAAAGAGGCCGGCGTGGCGACTGAGGTTGTGATCGTCTCGATCGGCGAGAAGAAGGCTACGGATACGATCCGCAACGCGCTGGCGATGGGCGCGGATCGGGGCATTCTTGTGACCGAGGACCAGGGTGTAGACATCGAACCGCTGGCCGTGGCCAAGATCCTTGCGAAAGTGGTCGAGGAAGAAGCCCCCGAGGTGGTGATCCTCGGCAAGCAGGCGATCGACAACGACATGAACGCCACCGGCCAGATGCTGGCCGCGCTTCTGGGCTGGGGTCAGGCGACCTTCGCCTCTGAGGTCAAAATCGACGACGGCAAGGCCGTGGTGACGCGCGAAGTCGACGGCGGCCTGCAGACCATTGCCGTGCCGCTTCCGGCGATCGTGACCACCGATTTGCGCCTCAACGAGCCGCGTTATGCCTCGCTGCCCAACATCATGAAGGCGAAGAAGAAGCCGCTCGATGAGAAAACCGCCGCCGATTATGGCGTCGACACAAGCCCGCGTCTGAGCGTGGTCGCCACCGAAGAACCCAAGGGCCGTGACGCCGGGATCAAGGTCGGCTCGGTCGACGAACTGATTGCGAAACTCAAAGAGGGAGGTCTCGTCTGA
- a CDS encoding CoA ester lyase, which yields MVTDHIRAPLFVPANRPDRFAKAAATATDAVILDLEDAVAPPDKATARAMLRSDFTDKPVIVRINAADTAEYTADAQAVAAMTIAAVLLPKADDPDQIAALATKLGGDTPIMALIETAKGVANAREIAACPAVTRLAFGSIDFCADLGCAHDRTALLFARSKLVLHSRLAGLPPPIDGVTARIDDPDLTFDDAGHARSLGMTGKLCIHPHQIDPVLRAFAPSPGDIDWARRVLASNDGAVALDGAMIDAPVRQRARHILAIVAREDKTGEFTQ from the coding sequence ATGGTGACCGATCACATCAGGGCACCGCTTTTCGTGCCCGCCAATCGCCCCGACCGCTTCGCCAAAGCCGCCGCCACGGCGACGGATGCGGTCATCCTCGACCTCGAAGACGCCGTCGCGCCCCCGGACAAGGCCACCGCCCGCGCCATGCTGCGCAGCGACTTCACCGACAAACCGGTCATTGTGCGCATCAACGCGGCGGACACGGCAGAATACACGGCCGACGCTCAGGCGGTCGCCGCCATGACGATCGCGGCTGTGCTTCTGCCCAAAGCCGATGATCCGGATCAGATCGCCGCGCTGGCGACAAAGCTGGGCGGCGACACTCCGATCATGGCGCTGATCGAAACAGCAAAGGGCGTTGCCAACGCGCGCGAGATCGCCGCCTGCCCCGCAGTGACGCGTCTGGCCTTCGGCTCCATCGACTTTTGCGCCGATCTTGGATGTGCCCATGACCGCACCGCGCTTCTGTTTGCGCGCAGCAAATTGGTACTGCACTCCCGCCTTGCGGGCCTGCCGCCCCCCATCGACGGGGTCACAGCCCGGATCGACGACCCGGATCTGACCTTTGACGATGCCGGTCATGCCCGGTCCCTTGGCATGACCGGCAAGCTCTGCATCCATCCGCATCAGATCGATCCTGTGCTGCGCGCCTTCGCCCCAAGTCCCGGCGACATCGACTGGGCCCGGCGCGTGTTGGCCTCGAATGACGGGGCCGTGGCGCTTGACGGAGCCATGATCGATGCACCGGTCCGACAAAGAGCGCGCCACATTCTGGCCATCGTGGCCCGCGAAGACAAAACAGGAGAGTTTACGCAATGA
- a CDS encoding MaoC family dehydratase N-terminal domain-containing protein translates to MPREALPDIDIAHLRQWVGSAEEATEQLTPALAVRLAATLDRDDATAVGEPAPLLTHHCLCHAIAPTAALGPDGHPARGGFLPPVPLPRRMWAGGAIEFHAPLRVGDTVTRHSTVEDVALKQGRSGALCFVTVTHRYTVDGNTRITERQDIVYRAAPAETAQTGPARTPPPAPKGNSNRCLDASPTLLFRYSALTFNSHRIHYDHPYTTGEEGYPGLVVHGPLQAMLLAQYAADLRGAMPRSFRFRSFAPVFGDAALHLHARTTDNGLKLWSAAPEGPIAMEAHAQW, encoded by the coding sequence ATGCCACGAGAGGCCTTGCCGGACATCGACATTGCACATCTGCGCCAGTGGGTGGGCTCTGCAGAAGAGGCTACCGAACAGCTCACACCTGCGCTCGCGGTGCGTCTGGCCGCCACTCTGGACCGCGATGACGCCACCGCCGTGGGGGAGCCTGCGCCGCTTCTGACGCATCACTGCCTGTGCCATGCGATCGCGCCAACCGCTGCGCTGGGGCCGGATGGCCACCCGGCGCGGGGCGGTTTTCTGCCCCCTGTCCCCTTGCCCCGACGCATGTGGGCTGGCGGCGCCATAGAGTTTCACGCCCCGCTGCGTGTCGGTGACACCGTGACCCGCCACTCAACGGTCGAGGATGTCGCGCTCAAACAGGGACGCTCCGGCGCACTGTGTTTTGTGACCGTGACACATCGCTACACCGTGGACGGCAACACACGGATCACCGAACGGCAGGACATCGTCTATCGCGCCGCGCCAGCGGAAACAGCCCAAACTGGCCCGGCCAGAACGCCCCCGCCAGCACCGAAGGGCAACAGCAACCGCTGCCTCGACGCCTCACCCACCTTGCTGTTTCGCTACTCGGCGCTGACCTTCAACAGCCATCGCATTCACTACGATCACCCCTATACCACAGGCGAAGAGGGCTATCCCGGACTTGTGGTCCATGGTCCGCTGCAGGCGATGCTGCTGGCGCAATATGCTGCGGATCTGCGCGGTGCGATGCCCCGCAGCTTCCGCTTTCGCAGCTTTGCGCCAGTCTTTGGCGACGCCGCGCTCCATCTGCATGCCCGCACGACAGACAACGGCCTGAAACTCTGGAGCGCAGCACCCGAAGGCCCCATCGCCATGGAGGCCCACGCCCAATGGTGA
- a CDS encoding CaiB/BaiF CoA-transferase family protein: MPGPLEGIRVVSIEQAVAAPFCTSRLADAGAEVVKIERPEGDFARGYDDVVHGQSSYFVWLNRGKQSLTLDLTTEQGRAELTRQLAQADVLVQNLKPGALERLGFGFDRLATEFPRLIVCSITGYGDSGPMADRKAYDLLIQAESGLCSITGGPDEPARVGISVVDIATGATAHAAILEALIRRSSNGRGTRISISMFDVMADWLTVPLLNHEGGKSPKRLGLAHPSIAPYGVFTAKDGAQILLSVQSDREWQNLCTHFLDAPELAQNPQFATNVARVANRSETDVVVAEGFARRDADAAIAALLKANVALARVNDMAGLAAHPHLRRIAVYTPNGPTSFPAPAPVWDDETRHYGPVPALLPMEY, from the coding sequence ATGCCCGGTCCCTTGGAAGGAATTCGGGTCGTGTCCATCGAACAAGCGGTGGCCGCACCCTTCTGCACCTCGCGCCTCGCCGATGCGGGCGCGGAAGTGGTGAAAATCGAACGCCCCGAAGGGGATTTCGCACGCGGCTATGACGATGTGGTCCATGGGCAATCCAGCTATTTCGTCTGGCTGAACCGTGGCAAACAGTCTCTGACACTGGATCTGACGACCGAGCAGGGCCGCGCCGAACTGACGCGTCAGCTCGCGCAGGCAGATGTTCTGGTGCAAAACCTCAAGCCCGGCGCGCTGGAACGACTGGGCTTTGGCTTTGACCGTCTCGCCACGGAATTCCCGCGGCTGATCGTCTGTTCGATCACCGGATATGGAGACAGCGGCCCGATGGCCGACCGCAAGGCCTATGATCTGCTGATTCAGGCCGAATCCGGACTGTGTTCAATCACCGGCGGACCGGATGAACCCGCGCGTGTGGGGATTTCCGTCGTGGACATCGCCACCGGCGCCACCGCCCATGCGGCAATCCTCGAAGCCCTCATCCGGCGCAGCTCCAACGGGCGCGGAACGCGGATTTCGATTTCCATGTTCGACGTCATGGCCGATTGGCTGACGGTGCCCCTGCTCAATCACGAAGGGGGAAAAAGTCCCAAAAGACTCGGCCTCGCCCATCCCTCTATCGCGCCCTATGGGGTATTCACAGCCAAAGACGGCGCGCAGATCCTGTTGTCTGTGCAAAGCGACCGTGAATGGCAGAACCTATGCACCCATTTTCTCGACGCCCCGGAACTTGCTCAGAACCCGCAGTTTGCCACCAATGTCGCGCGTGTCGCCAATCGCAGCGAGACAGACGTCGTGGTGGCCGAAGGTTTTGCCCGGCGCGATGCAGACGCCGCCATTGCGGCACTGTTGAAAGCCAATGTGGCGCTGGCCCGGGTCAACGATATGGCCGGACTGGCCGCACACCCACATCTGCGACGCATTGCCGTGTACACACCCAACGGCCCGACCAGCTTTCCGGCACCGGCCCCGGTCTGGGATGACGAAACACGACATTATGGACCAGTTCCTGCCCTTCTTCCTATGGAGTATTGA
- a CDS encoding acyl-CoA dehydrogenase family protein — translation MEDASVYDHPSDNFQDIRDAVRALCAEFPDEYHRKIDEERAYPEKFVSALTEAGWMAALIPEEYGGSGLGLTEASIIMEEINRSGGNSGACHGQMYNMNTLIHHGSEEQRRKYLPKIASGELRLQSMGVTEPTTGTDTTQLKTTAVKKGDRYVINGQKVWISRVQHSDLMILLARTTPLSEVKKKSEGLSIFLVDIKEAMASGMTVRPIANMVNHETNELFFDNLEIPEENLIGEEGKGFKYILTGLNAERTLIAAECIGDGYWFTDRVVNYVKERTVFGRPIGQNQGVQFPIAEAFIEIEAANLMRHKACTLFDAGQPCGAEANMAKYLAAKASWEAANACLQFHGGFGFACEYDIERKFRETRLYQVAPISTNLILSYVAEHLLGLPRSF, via the coding sequence ATGGAGGATGCATCCGTGTATGACCACCCGAGCGACAATTTTCAGGACATCCGCGACGCCGTCCGTGCGCTCTGCGCCGAATTCCCCGATGAATACCACCGCAAGATCGACGAAGAACGCGCCTATCCGGAGAAATTTGTCTCTGCTCTGACCGAGGCCGGGTGGATGGCCGCCCTCATCCCCGAGGAATACGGCGGCTCAGGACTGGGCCTGACGGAAGCTTCCATCATCATGGAAGAGATCAACCGCTCGGGCGGCAACTCCGGCGCCTGCCACGGTCAGATGTACAACATGAACACCCTGATCCATCACGGTTCAGAGGAGCAACGCCGCAAATACCTGCCCAAGATCGCCAGCGGCGAACTGCGCCTGCAATCTATGGGCGTGACCGAACCGACCACCGGCACGGACACCACACAGCTAAAAACAACCGCTGTCAAAAAGGGCGATCGCTATGTCATCAACGGTCAAAAGGTCTGGATCAGCCGAGTCCAGCATTCGGATCTGATGATCCTTCTGGCGCGCACGACACCTTTGTCCGAGGTCAAGAAAAAGTCCGAAGGCCTATCAATCTTCCTTGTAGATATCAAAGAGGCGATGGCCTCCGGCATGACGGTTCGCCCGATCGCGAATATGGTCAATCACGAGACCAACGAACTGTTTTTCGACAACCTCGAAATTCCCGAAGAAAATCTGATCGGGGAAGAGGGCAAAGGCTTCAAATACATCCTGACCGGGCTGAATGCCGAACGCACGTTGATCGCGGCGGAATGCATTGGCGACGGCTACTGGTTCACCGACCGCGTCGTGAACTATGTCAAGGAACGCACCGTCTTCGGCCGCCCCATCGGCCAGAACCAGGGTGTCCAGTTTCCCATTGCGGAAGCCTTCATCGAAATCGAAGCGGCCAATCTGATGCGCCACAAGGCCTGCACCCTTTTTGATGCTGGCCAACCCTGTGGCGCCGAAGCCAATATGGCCAAATATCTTGCGGCAAAAGCCTCATGGGAAGCAGCAAATGCCTGCTTGCAATTTCATGGCGGTTTCGGCTTTGCATGCGAATATGACATCGAACGCAAGTTCCGCGAGACCCGCCTGTATCAGGTCGCGCCGATTTCAACGAACCTGATCCTGTCCTATGTCGCCGAACATCTGCTCGGCCTGCCGAGGTCCTTCTGA
- a CDS encoding SDR family NAD(P)-dependent oxidoreductase — protein MSESQPLDGKVLLVTGAGGGIGRAIALEAAKAGASVVVNDLGATLDGKRTSSAAAEDAVAEIEKLGGRAVANGDDVSNPDGARAMVKQATDSFGRLDAVVNNAGILRDCFFHKMTYEDFDAVIKVHLYGSFNVSRAAADVMREQNLGSLIHMTSTSGLVGNLAQANYSAAKLGIAALSKSLALDLQRWNIRSNCIAPFAWSRMTSSIKVDSPEQEERVNRMKEMVPNKIAPLALHLASDAGADTTGQIFAVRNNEIFLMSQPRPIRSVHAGDGWTIDSVGSHAMPALRGSYVPLDVSADVFCWDPI, from the coding sequence ATGTCTGAATCCCAACCCTTGGACGGCAAAGTCCTTTTGGTCACCGGTGCCGGTGGCGGCATCGGACGCGCCATTGCCCTTGAGGCGGCGAAGGCCGGCGCATCGGTCGTCGTCAACGATCTTGGCGCAACGCTGGACGGCAAGCGGACATCAAGCGCAGCGGCGGAAGATGCCGTCGCTGAGATCGAAAAGCTTGGCGGCCGCGCCGTCGCAAACGGCGACGATGTGTCCAACCCGGACGGTGCCCGCGCGATGGTCAAACAGGCGACGGACTCCTTCGGGCGACTGGATGCCGTGGTCAACAATGCGGGCATCCTACGCGACTGCTTCTTTCACAAGATGACTTACGAAGACTTTGACGCCGTCATCAAAGTCCACCTGTACGGCAGCTTCAATGTCAGCCGCGCCGCTGCTGACGTCATGCGCGAACAGAATCTCGGCAGTCTGATCCACATGACCTCCACCTCTGGTTTGGTTGGGAACCTTGCGCAGGCAAATTATTCGGCCGCCAAGCTGGGAATCGCCGCGCTTTCGAAATCTCTGGCGCTGGACCTGCAACGCTGGAACATTCGATCGAATTGCATCGCTCCCTTTGCCTGGAGCCGTATGACCTCGTCGATCAAGGTCGACAGCCCTGAACAGGAAGAACGCGTGAACCGGATGAAAGAAATGGTGCCCAACAAGATCGCGCCACTGGCACTTCATCTGGCCTCGGATGCGGGTGCCGACACCACCGGCCAGATCTTTGCAGTGCGCAACAATGAAATCTTTCTCATGTCGCAACCGCGGCCGATCCGGTCGGTCCACGCAGGGGACGGCTGGACCATCGACAGCGTGGGCAGCCATGCGATGCCGGCGCTGCGAGGCAGCTATGTCCCGCTCGACGTCTCGGCCGATGTCTTCTGCTGGGATCCGATTTAA
- a CDS encoding helix-turn-helix domain-containing protein gives MTDDHSPKLVPAVQNATAIQRLLVTAGRPMGVTQIARETDLNVSSVFNILRTLSHEGLVSFDPVSKTYETSLGVLEFALPLLGAKPADLLRPICRGIAQDHNVMLALWQITQTERIVLIDNFSAPNIVQAVLSPNSRLPAFVGAVGRCYAAALDLDEAATRAGYDTVRWQKAPGFEAFWQDVNTARETRRAEDRGNLFRGLDIVASLARDANGVPRLGLSSITISEQLDTERLNAVSVALANATAQIERSLFGLHASN, from the coding sequence ATGACCGACGATCACAGCCCCAAACTTGTCCCTGCGGTACAAAACGCCACAGCCATCCAACGCCTTCTGGTCACGGCTGGTCGCCCTATGGGCGTGACGCAGATCGCCCGCGAAACCGATTTGAATGTTTCATCGGTCTTCAACATCCTGCGCACACTCAGCCACGAAGGTCTGGTCAGCTTTGATCCGGTCAGCAAAACTTATGAAACCAGTCTGGGCGTGCTGGAATTTGCGCTTCCCTTGCTGGGGGCCAAGCCCGCAGACCTGCTGCGCCCGATCTGCCGCGGCATCGCCCAGGACCACAATGTCATGCTGGCGCTATGGCAAATTACCCAGACCGAACGCATTGTCCTGATCGACAATTTTTCCGCGCCCAATATCGTGCAGGCGGTGCTGTCGCCGAACAGCCGCCTGCCTGCCTTTGTCGGCGCTGTAGGACGTTGCTATGCGGCCGCGCTCGACCTTGATGAAGCTGCAACACGCGCGGGATATGACACTGTTCGCTGGCAGAAAGCCCCCGGGTTCGAAGCCTTTTGGCAAGACGTGAACACAGCGCGCGAGACGCGCCGGGCAGAAGACCGGGGCAATCTGTTTCGGGGCCTCGACATTGTCGCCTCTCTCGCCAGAGACGCCAATGGGGTCCCGCGTCTCGGTCTCAGCAGCATTACGATCTCGGAGCAACTGGACACCGAACGGCTCAATGCCGTTTCCGTAGCGCTGGCGAATGCGACGGCGCAAATCGAAAGATCCCTGTTCGGTCTGCACGCAAGCAACTGA
- a CDS encoding acyl-CoA dehydrogenase family protein — MTNGVEDDVFGQLVETVDRFARQRLIPAEKRVEQEDDIPEEIVSEMKEMGLFGLSTPEEFGGIGLSVPQEARLIETLCYASLTFRSLIGTNVGIGAQGIVMDGTPDQKERWLPGIASGDIIASFALTEPDNGSDAGGIRTSARRDGTDFVINGTKRYITNAVRAGVFTVFARTDPDKPGADGVSAFIIPADTPGITVATPDKKMGQRGTKTSDVIFEDVRVPESAILGGPEKLNMGFRTAMKVLDRGRIHVSAMAVGQSQRMLDIATDYALERTQFGKPIGQHQLVQGLIADCQAELQAARALVRAAADTFHREGKAILEAASAKYFCTEAAGRIADRAVQIHGGAGYMSEYDIERLYRDIRLLRIYEGTSQIQQLIIARRTLAQRAG; from the coding sequence ATGACAAATGGCGTGGAGGATGACGTTTTTGGGCAGCTCGTGGAGACCGTCGACCGATTCGCGCGGCAGCGCCTGATCCCCGCGGAGAAGCGGGTTGAGCAGGAAGATGACATTCCCGAAGAAATCGTTTCCGAGATGAAAGAGATGGGACTTTTCGGTCTCTCCACTCCGGAAGAGTTCGGCGGGATCGGCCTGAGCGTTCCGCAGGAAGCGCGTTTGATCGAGACCCTCTGTTACGCCTCTTTGACCTTCCGGTCTCTCATCGGCACCAACGTGGGTATCGGGGCGCAGGGCATTGTCATGGATGGCACGCCGGACCAGAAAGAACGCTGGCTGCCGGGGATTGCCAGTGGCGACATCATTGCTTCTTTTGCGCTGACCGAGCCCGATAACGGGTCGGACGCAGGGGGCATTCGGACCTCGGCGCGCCGGGATGGAACGGATTTCGTCATCAACGGCACTAAGCGGTACATCACGAATGCGGTGCGGGCCGGTGTCTTCACGGTCTTTGCGCGCACCGACCCGGACAAACCCGGCGCGGATGGGGTGTCGGCCTTCATCATTCCTGCAGACACGCCCGGTATTACGGTGGCGACCCCGGACAAAAAGATGGGGCAGCGTGGGACCAAGACCTCGGATGTGATCTTTGAAGATGTGCGCGTGCCCGAAAGCGCTATTCTCGGTGGTCCCGAAAAGCTGAACATGGGGTTTCGCACCGCCATGAAGGTGCTTGATCGCGGACGTATTCACGTCAGCGCCATGGCGGTTGGACAAAGCCAGCGCATGCTCGACATCGCGACGGATTACGCTCTGGAGCGCACGCAATTCGGCAAGCCGATCGGTCAGCACCAACTGGTTCAGGGGTTGATCGCCGATTGTCAGGCGGAATTGCAGGCAGCCCGTGCGTTGGTGCGCGCAGCGGCAGATACGTTCCATCGCGAAGGTAAGGCCATTCTTGAGGCCGCCAGCGCGAAATACTTCTGCACCGAGGCCGCCGGGCGTATCGCTGACCGTGCCGTGCAGATCCATGGCGGTGCAGGCTACATGTCCGAATATGACATCGAACGGCTCTATCGCGACATTCGTCTGCTGCGGATCTACGAAGGCACCAGCCAGATCCAGCAGCTGATCATCGCACGTCGCACGCTGGCCCAGCGGGCGGGCTGA
- a CDS encoding PaaI family thioesterase yields the protein MSGAKSRALEEMPPQSRFSELLGIEILTCTPAEVICRMEVTEAMANRNGVLHGGALMTLSDTAAGTSAFINSVADMSNTTVEAKTNFIRPVRVGDVLTACCVPTHVGRTTQVLQVTMTRGDGKVAGVTTQTHLLLGWKG from the coding sequence ATGAGCGGTGCAAAGAGCCGTGCGCTGGAGGAGATGCCGCCGCAGTCCCGGTTTTCAGAATTGCTCGGCATCGAAATCCTTACCTGTACGCCGGCAGAAGTGATCTGCCGGATGGAGGTGACAGAGGCCATGGCCAACCGCAACGGGGTGCTGCACGGCGGGGCTCTGATGACATTGTCCGACACGGCGGCAGGCACTTCTGCCTTCATCAACAGTGTTGCAGACATGTCCAATACGACGGTCGAAGCCAAGACGAATTTCATTCGTCCGGTGCGGGTCGGGGATGTTCTGACGGCGTGCTGCGTGCCGACCCATGTCGGCAGGACCACACAGGTGCTGCAAGTGACGATGACAAGGGGCGACGGCAAGGTCGCGGGTGTCACGACGCAGACCCATCTGTTGTTGGGCTGGAAGGGCTGA
- a CDS encoding OB-fold domain-containing protein yields the protein MTETVSVAVGPQATYEAYLAEGRFMIQRAKSTGEYVFWPRVTTPTGATDLEWVAARGTGTIYAITVNRSRRGSWNVALIELDEGVRMMSTLPEVETAEIGARVTARIETTEDGPRVVFDLDEEGAA from the coding sequence ATGACTGAGACAGTTTCTGTGGCTGTGGGGCCGCAAGCGACCTACGAGGCCTATCTGGCAGAGGGTCGTTTCATGATTCAACGCGCGAAAAGCACCGGGGAATACGTGTTTTGGCCCCGGGTCACCACGCCGACGGGCGCGACCGATCTGGAATGGGTCGCCGCCAGAGGGACAGGCACGATTTACGCCATCACCGTCAACCGTTCACGCCGTGGGTCGTGGAATGTCGCTCTGATCGAGCTTGATGAAGGGGTGCGGATGATGTCGACGCTGCCCGAGGTGGAAACTGCGGAGATCGGCGCACGGGTGACGGCGCGGATCGAAACCACTGAAGATGGCCCAAGGGTCGTCTTCGATCTGGATGAGGAGGGCGCAGCATGA